The following are encoded in a window of Pseudomonas graminis genomic DNA:
- a CDS encoding AbrB family transcriptional regulator, whose amino-acid sequence MLWRSALPRPTSFALARQHPLIQWLLLILMAGSAGQLFKYFHVPAALFLGPMLVAIGFGVAGASIRLNKHVFRLGQGTVGVLVAHSMTVGVLLAAMQSWHVMVFATLLTVALSAVVGIAMARWGGIQSSTAAWGTSPGAASAMVAMSEDYGADSRVVATMQYVRVVCVVMVGALVSRLLGADAGGSEAHSTDALLHGMNLLNLGLSLLVIGVGVTLGSRLPAGALLVPLLLGGALQLSGVLQITLPTWVLAIAYGAIGSYIGLRFDRVTISYVWRRLPAMIVGALVLILLCALSAWGIAEIMGKDFLSVYLATSPGGLDAMAIIAIDTHSDVGFVLAMQTLRLFAVIVTGAYIARQVIRVSQRFA is encoded by the coding sequence ATGCTCTGGAGATCCGCGTTGCCACGCCCCACCTCGTTCGCCCTCGCCCGCCAGCACCCGCTCATCCAATGGTTGCTGCTCATCCTCATGGCCGGTAGCGCCGGCCAACTGTTCAAATACTTTCACGTACCCGCCGCGCTGTTTCTCGGGCCCATGCTGGTGGCGATCGGCTTCGGCGTCGCCGGGGCCAGCATTCGCCTGAACAAGCACGTGTTCCGTCTCGGTCAGGGCACGGTCGGGGTGCTGGTCGCCCATTCCATGACGGTCGGCGTACTGCTGGCGGCGATGCAGTCGTGGCATGTGATGGTCTTCGCCACCTTGCTCACCGTCGCGCTGAGCGCGGTGGTCGGGATTGCCATGGCGCGGTGGGGCGGCATTCAGAGCAGCACCGCGGCGTGGGGCACTTCGCCGGGCGCAGCGTCGGCGATGGTTGCGATGTCCGAGGATTACGGCGCCGATTCGCGGGTGGTCGCCACCATGCAATACGTGCGGGTGGTCTGCGTGGTAATGGTCGGCGCGCTGGTCAGTCGGCTGCTCGGCGCCGATGCTGGCGGTTCGGAGGCTCACAGCACGGACGCACTGCTGCACGGGATGAACCTGCTCAATCTGGGATTGAGCCTGCTGGTGATCGGGGTCGGCGTGACGCTCGGCAGTCGCTTGCCAGCCGGGGCGTTGCTGGTGCCCTTGTTGCTTGGCGGCGCGTTGCAGCTGAGCGGCGTGCTGCAGATCACCCTGCCCACTTGGGTACTGGCGATTGCCTACGGCGCGATCGGCAGTTACATCGGCTTGCGCTTTGATCGGGTGACCATCAGCTATGTCTGGCGGCGGCTGCCGGCGATGATCGTCGGCGCGCTGGTGCTGATTCTGCTCTGCGCCCTGTCGGCCTGGGGCATCGCGGAAATCATGGGCAAGGACTTTCTCTCGGTGTATCTGGCCACCAGCCCCGGCGGCCTTGATGCCATGGCGATCATTGCCATCGACACCCACTCGGACGTCGGTTTCGTGCTGGCGATGCAGACCCTGCGGCTGTTCGCTGTGATCGTGACG
- a CDS encoding LysR substrate-binding domain-containing protein codes for MDLRDLTYFEIIAELGHLGRAAEKLNRSQPALTKSIQRLEESFGTKLFQRDGRRIKLTPVGELLQARGKVLQQSIAQTQREVRDFASGAVGDIRLGCAATMAEYLLPELTSALLKRSPQVTLKLVIGQDDMLREQLRSGHLDMIICAQRSAEEEFTYYPILTDEAVVIASRNHPIFTAPFEMRDLSRYRWVLPPAGVSSRIWVDDAFARHDLPLPEVQIESNSISLLPRLIAQTSLLSFIARETLEFGKNMQDLREVPLEQTTMTRTICVMLRREGYLSPAAHAMVQMLRDDGGSFRNWS; via the coding sequence ATGGACCTGCGTGACCTGACCTATTTTGAAATCATCGCCGAGCTCGGTCACTTGGGGCGCGCGGCGGAAAAGCTCAATCGCAGCCAGCCGGCCTTGACCAAAAGCATCCAGCGGCTGGAGGAATCTTTCGGTACCAAACTGTTCCAGCGCGACGGCCGCAGAATCAAGCTCACCCCCGTGGGCGAACTGCTGCAGGCGCGGGGCAAGGTGTTGCAGCAAAGCATCGCCCAGACCCAGCGCGAGGTGCGGGATTTTGCCAGTGGCGCGGTAGGGGATATCCGTTTGGGCTGTGCGGCGACCATGGCCGAGTACCTGCTGCCGGAACTGACCAGTGCGCTGCTCAAACGCTCGCCGCAGGTCACGCTCAAGCTGGTGATCGGCCAGGACGACATGCTCCGCGAGCAACTGCGCTCCGGGCACCTGGACATGATCATCTGCGCCCAGCGCAGCGCCGAAGAGGAATTCACCTACTACCCGATCCTCACCGACGAAGCGGTGGTGATCGCCAGCCGCAATCATCCGATCTTCACTGCGCCATTCGAGATGCGCGACTTGAGTCGGTACCGTTGGGTGTTGCCGCCTGCGGGGGTGTCGTCGCGGATCTGGGTCGACGACGCCTTCGCCCGCCACGACCTGCCGCTGCCGGAAGTGCAGATCGAGTCCAACTCGATTTCCCTGCTGCCTCGGCTGATCGCGCAGACCAGCCTGCTGAGTTTCATCGCCCGGGAGACGCTGGAGTTCGGCAAGAACATGCAGGACCTGCGCGAGGTGCCGCTGGAACAGACCACCATGACCCGGACCATTTGCGTGATGCTGCGCCGCGAGGGCTATCTGTCGCCTGCCGCCCACGCCATGGTGCAGATGCTGCGCGATGACGGCGGATCTTTCCGCAATTGGTCCTGA